Part of the Flavobacterium sp. MDT1-60 genome, TGGGATGGCGTTTTTATGGGAAACAACGGGCAAATGGCAAAATCTGGTCAGCCGGAAATACCTGGAACGGAAACAACATATTATCAAATACCAGAAAAATTATCCAGTATCGGCAAACACATCGTTACAGTAGTTGGAACACAAACTGAATTTCGAGAAGCACGACGCAGTATCGACATCAAACTCGAAAGTTTTTTAAGATTGCATCGGGCACCGCTTATTGTCATGTCTTTTATGAATCTCATGGCGGGCGCTTTTCTCATTGCAGCCATTTATTACTTTTTTCTCTATATAAACAGTACACGAAAAGAAGCAACGGTTTTACTTTTCGGAATAATTTGTCTGCTTTTCTTCTGTTTGTTAATTATAGAGTATTTAAAGTTTTATGTTGACATTCCGTATAACCAATTTTATACCCGTTTGCAAATCGTTGGCGCGTTGACTTTTGCAATTTCAATGCTCGTTCCGTGGTATTTTATGCTGCAGTTTGAATTCGAAAAAAAGCGATTGTTTTTATCTCTGTTATTCATAAGCCTAATCGTAATTTATATTTATTATTACGGTCACTATGATATTACCGCGATCTATTTTAGTTATGCGATGTGTCTTGTTTCTCTTATTATCGCAACCAATGCAGCAATACGAAAAATCAAAGGCGGTCTAATTGTGGTTGTAGGTTTACTCATTAGTATCGTGGTGAATCGCTATATTTTTTATGATTTTGGATTGTTTATCGCTTTTACAATCATTGTACTTTCCATGCTTTATCTGCACACCATTCGTGCAAAAGCAATCGAAGAAGCTCATAATGCATCATTATTACTTTCGTCAAGATTACAGTTAGAACTGATTAAGAAAAATATTCAGCCGCATTTTCTTCGAAATACATTAACCTCGCTAATTGATTGGGTTGAAGAATCGCCACAGCAAGGCGTTGTGTTTATTCGTGCATTAGCAGATGAGTTTGATATTATGAATTCGATTGCGGAAGATACGCTGATTCCCATTAGAGAAGAAATCGATTTGTGCAGAAAACACCTCGAAGTAATGTCTTTTCGTAAAGAAGTTTGTTATGAGTGGCAAGAAAAAAACATTGATGAGAATGAAGAAATTCCGCCAGCGATTATTCATACTATTCTCGAAAACGGAATTACACACAGTTTACCGCCAAAAGAAGGCTGTATTACTTTCTGCTTGAGTTTTACCAAAGAGAAAAACCATAAGGAATATTCGCTCTTAACTATCGCACAAAACCGAAACAGAAAGAAAGAAGGCAGTAACGGTACCGGTTTTAAATACATCAAAGCCAGATTGAACGAAAGTTTCAGTGACAAGTGGCATTTTGATTCCCATCAAGTGGAAAAAGGCTGGCTGACAACTATTAAAATTTTTGATGAAAAATGAAGATTCTGATTATTGAAGATGAGGCCCGAATTGCCAAACGTATAGAAAGAATGACAAGAAATTTCTTTGACAAAGAGGTGCAGATTTTACTTTCTGATTCACTTGAAAATGGGCTCCTTACTATTGAACAACATCCTATCGATTTATTATTGCTGGATTTGAATTTAAACGGAGAAGATGGATTTGATATTCTTCAAAGTGTTGTCGTTAAATCTTTTCAAACTATTATTATTTCAGCTTATACCGATAAGGCAATTAGTGCATTTAACTATGGAGTTCTGGATTTCGTACCTAAACCATTTGACGAAACCAGGCTGAGACAAGCCTTTACGCGCTTTACAACACCAGAAAAACAATCAAACGAAAATATTCAGTTTTTAGCAGTAAAAAAAGGGAAATCCATCAAACTAATAACGATTAAGGATATCAAATATATTAAAGGCGCCGGAATTTATACGGAACTGCACTTGTCAGATGGGCGTATGGAACTGCATGATAAATCTTTAGAATCATTAGCAAAATTGCTTCCGCCTGTATTTGAACGAATACATAAATCCTATATTCTTTGCTGGAATGAGGCTGATAAGCTTGTTGTAGAAGCTGGCGGCAGATATAATATGTTACTTAAAAATGGTGAATTATTACCAGTAGGGCGTTCAAAATATAAGGAAATCAGGCATAAACTGATTTAGGCTGTAACAAACGAAAGGAACATTACATTTTAAAAATCTTATTTTTTTAGATGCGACAATAGCTATAAGGCTGGTTTTATTATGTACGACTTCCCTTTTTTTGCTTGAAAAGTAATTATATATCCCAGCGTTGTTTTTTCACTTTTAAGATGAAGTGAATCAATTATAAAAGATTCGTTACATCTTATAGTACAGTTTCCACCTTCATTAGCTGTAATTTTTGATGAACTAAGCTTACCTTCTTTCCAGCTAATATCTACTATAAAATTGCCTCTTGCAACAATACCTTTTATCTCCCCGTCCTCCCACGCGTCTGGTAAGGCCGGTAATAAATGTATTTCGTGATTTTGGCTTTGCATAAGCATTTCTACAACTCCGGCAGTAGCTGCAAAGTTGCCGTCAATTTGAAATGGAGGATGTGCATCAAAAAGATTAGCATACACTCCCCCGCCCTTATTAAAATTACGGTCACCTTCTTTAGTCAACCGAAGCTGATTTCTAAATAATTTATAGGCATGGTTTCCGTCTAAAAGTCTCGCCCACATATTAACTTTCCACCCAAGACTCCATCCGGTTCCATCATCACCGCGCAATTCTAAAGTTGTTTTGGCTGCATTTGCCAGTTCTGGGGTAGACAATGGCGAAATAATGTTTGCAGGATGCAACGCATATAAATGTGAAGTATGCCTGTGGTGCGGATCTTCTTCCTCAAAATCCTTATACCATTCTAATAATTGCTTTTTACTGCCAATTCTGAACGGAAATAATTTCTGATCCGCTTTTTTTATCGTATTTATAAAATCCTGGTCTGTATTTAGGATGCCCGAAGCTTCTGTAATATTACTAAACAAATCTTTAATAATACCCATATCCATAGTAGTAGCGACTGTTACGGAACCTTTCTTTTTTCCGTCGTAATAGTACCTGTTTTCAGGCGAAGTAGAAGGCATTGTTACCAGGTAACCGTCTTTATCTTCCTGCAGCCAGTCTAATGTAAACTCTGCTGCGCCTTTTAAAATAGGATAAACTTCTTTTAAATATTTTTTATCATTGGTAAACTGGTAATGTTCCCATAAATGCCTGCTTAACCAATTGGCACCCATATACCAGTTCGCCCACATGGGATCGCCTTTGCCTAAGTCCCCTACGGGATTGGTTAATGCCCATATATCTGAATTATGATGTACCACCCAACCTCTGGCGTGATAGTAATCTTTTGCAGTCTCAGCCCCTGTAACAGACAGGTTTTTTATAAAACCATCAAGCGGATAAAACAACTCTGATAAATTGGCTGTTTCTACAGGCCAATAATTCATTTGTAAATTAATATTCGTTGTATAATTGCTACTCCAGGGCGGTCGTAATTCCTTATTCCATATTCCTTGTAAATTTGCCGGAACCTCTTTTGTACGGGAGGATGATATTAATAAATATCTTCCGTACTGAAAAAATAACATTTCAAGATTCGAATCTTTGGCTCCTTTAAAATAATCTTCCAGTCGTCTATCTGTCGCTATTGCTGTTTTCTTTGTTTCACTTTCGTTTAGGTTGAAAGAAACACGATTAAAAAAGTGATGAAAATCTTCCAGATGGTCTTTCAGTAAACGATCATAGTTTTTTGAAGCCGCATTAGTCAGATAGCCCTCTGCGAGTTTCTTTTCATCTTTGCCTTCGCTATTCGGACATTTGTCAAAACCATTAAAACTTGTTGCAGCTGATATCAGAATTACAATTTCAGTAGCATCCTTAATCTCCAGATTATTATTCTTTTCACTAATTGTTCCGTCTTTAATTATAGGCTTTACAATTAATTCAAAACGCATGCCTTTGCAACCGTTTTCATCATAAACTACTGGCTCTTTATTATAATCTATATAGTTGGGATCAACATTTGAAGGTGCTTTTCCATTTAAAAATAGGGACGTTTCTTTTATCGCGCTTTTGAAATGAAGCTGACTTTTAGCACTTAAATTAACAGAGAGTTTTTTGGGTTGACTGGCTGTCAGTTTTAAAATAATGCATTGTCCGGGAGCTGAGGCAAAAATTTCTCTTTTGTAAGATACCCCATCAACAGTAAAAATTGTCGTTGCAATTGCATCTTGTATATTAAGATCACGATAGTAAGCTGATACTGGACTATCACTTAAACTTTGTTTCAACACTAAATCTCCCAGAGGCATATAACTCTGGCTGTAAACTCCTTGCATCTTTTTTGTAAGTTCATATGCTTTTTCATAATCGCCATCTGTCAGAGCTTGTCTCACAGGAGCTAAATTCTCGAATGCAGTTGGATTTACATTTTTAGATACGGGTCCACCACTCCAAAGGGTTGCCTCATTGAGCTGTATGAGTTCTTCATTTACTTTTCCAAAAACCATTGCTCCAAGTCTCCCGTTTCCTACAGGCAAAGCCTCAGTCCAGAAAGTTGCAGGTTTGTCATAGTGAATCTTTAAATCCTCTTGTGAATAGGCCGTAGAGACAAATAACGATAGCAAAAAAAACAGGCGGATTTTGATCATGTTTTTGATATTTAATTTGTGCATGAAATGATGAATTCAAAAACTGCATTTCAAATTATTTCATCTTTAATTTTAAAACATTTACCGAATAGGCAGGTAATTTCAATTTAACCTTCTCTTTTTCCGATTTAAATTTCGCTTCCTTCGGGCTTATTTTTTTAGGATCAGCAAAAGTATTTTCATCTTGTAAATCAGGACTGGTAAGCGTTATTATAGTTCCATCCGGTATTAATTTTGTTCCTTTAAAATTAATCGAAACATCCTGTGCTGCAGAAGATGTATTGACTAATTTAATAATTATTTCTTTTGAATTTGCGTCTTTAACTGCAGATGCATACAAATTGTTTTGTCCGGTAAGCGGCGCTCCGTTTTTGCTAATAGTCAACAAATCGGTTCCTTTATTCGTCGAAAATAACTTTTGTACATAGTAATTGGCAGAACCATAAGATTGTAAATTATTGAACCAAATCATATCCGGTGTCCATTGCCAGGCATCTTCGTGCGCCATTAACGGTGCATAAGAAGTTAAATTAACCACTTCGGCATTACGTTCTAATCCTGTCATGAAAGCTGCTTCAGAAAAAGCGCACTCCCAATTGTTTCTATTATTTGGATTTGCTCCTGAAACACTTTGGGCAGCATATTCTCCAGCAAATATTTTTGGCCCTTTTCTGTCATAATTATCATAACGGGCCGCATTTCCTCTAAACCATTGCGG contains:
- a CDS encoding glycoside hydrolase N-terminal domain-containing protein; amino-acid sequence: MIKIRLFFLLSLFVSTAYSQEDLKIHYDKPATFWTEALPVGNGRLGAMVFGKVNEELIQLNEATLWSGGPVSKNVNPTAFENLAPVRQALTDGDYEKAYELTKKMQGVYSQSYMPLGDLVLKQSLSDSPVSAYYRDLNIQDAIATTIFTVDGVSYKREIFASAPGQCIILKLTASQPKKLSVNLSAKSQLHFKSAIKETSLFLNGKAPSNVDPNYIDYNKEPVVYDENGCKGMRFELIVKPIIKDGTISEKNNNLEIKDATEIVILISAATSFNGFDKCPNSEGKDEKKLAEGYLTNAASKNYDRLLKDHLEDFHHFFNRVSFNLNESETKKTAIATDRRLEDYFKGAKDSNLEMLFFQYGRYLLISSSRTKEVPANLQGIWNKELRPPWSSNYTTNINLQMNYWPVETANLSELFYPLDGFIKNLSVTGAETAKDYYHARGWVVHHNSDIWALTNPVGDLGKGDPMWANWYMGANWLSRHLWEHYQFTNDKKYLKEVYPILKGAAEFTLDWLQEDKDGYLVTMPSTSPENRYYYDGKKKGSVTVATTMDMGIIKDLFSNITEASGILNTDQDFINTIKKADQKLFPFRIGSKKQLLEWYKDFEEEDPHHRHTSHLYALHPANIISPLSTPELANAAKTTLELRGDDGTGWSLGWKVNMWARLLDGNHAYKLFRNQLRLTKEGDRNFNKGGGVYANLFDAHPPFQIDGNFAATAGVVEMLMQSQNHEIHLLPALPDAWEDGEIKGIVARGNFIVDISWKEGKLSSSKITANEGGNCTIRCNESFIIDSLHLKSEKTTLGYIITFQAKKGKSYIIKPAL
- a CDS encoding histidine kinase, whose protein sequence is MYRLTFFIAFLLLSFTSCKQYTDYVKSDVTYYVDDDRPQNYLGQSEDAIFKVPIEVELIKRENSSGPLGLQVSGFGAFDVYWDGVFMGNNGQMAKSGQPEIPGTETTYYQIPEKLSSIGKHIVTVVGTQTEFREARRSIDIKLESFLRLHRAPLIVMSFMNLMAGAFLIAAIYYFFLYINSTRKEATVLLFGIICLLFFCLLIIEYLKFYVDIPYNQFYTRLQIVGALTFAISMLVPWYFMLQFEFEKKRLFLSLLFISLIVIYIYYYGHYDITAIYFSYAMCLVSLIIATNAAIRKIKGGLIVVVGLLISIVVNRYIFYDFGLFIAFTIIVLSMLYLHTIRAKAIEEAHNASLLLSSRLQLELIKKNIQPHFLRNTLTSLIDWVEESPQQGVVFIRALADEFDIMNSIAEDTLIPIREEIDLCRKHLEVMSFRKEVCYEWQEKNIDENEEIPPAIIHTILENGITHSLPPKEGCITFCLSFTKEKNHKEYSLLTIAQNRNRKKEGSNGTGFKYIKARLNESFSDKWHFDSHQVEKGWLTTIKIFDEK
- a CDS encoding LytTR family DNA-binding domain-containing protein, with the translated sequence MKILIIEDEARIAKRIERMTRNFFDKEVQILLSDSLENGLLTIEQHPIDLLLLDLNLNGEDGFDILQSVVVKSFQTIIISAYTDKAISAFNYGVLDFVPKPFDETRLRQAFTRFTTPEKQSNENIQFLAVKKGKSIKLITIKDIKYIKGAGIYTELHLSDGRMELHDKSLESLAKLLPPVFERIHKSYILCWNEADKLVVEAGGRYNMLLKNGELLPVGRSKYKEIRHKLI